TGCTGGGCATCCGGCCCTGGGCCGAACGCTCTGGCGGCTGATCGGACCAAGGCTGCGGGGCAGTGCTCCGGCCGCCGATCCCCTCCTGGAGCTGCGCAGCGGCATGGAGCGTCTGGCGGTGCGCGATGCCGACCGGCAACTCGCCCACCTGCTGGAGGCGCTCATTCCTGCCACTCACAACGCAGCGCCCTGAGGATGCGGCGGTTACCGCGGCGGTCCTGCAGGCCGATGCGCAGCCAGCACTCCCCCAGACCAGCAAACGAACGGCAGTCACGCAGCAGAATGCGGTGACGGCTCTCCAGACGCTCGCGCAGCTCCAGCAGGGGGCGGTCGCTTCTGATCAGCAGGAAGTTGGCCGCCGCGGCCTGTGGGCTCAGGCCCGGCAGACCGTCCAGCTGACGGTGGAACCAGGGGCCTTCCCGCGCCACCCAGCGCTGCACGCGTTGCTGCCAGCGCCGATCGGCGATCACCAGCGGGCCGACGGCAGCGGCCAGGCCGTTCACCGGCCAGGGATCCCGCCACTCCTGCCAGCGCTGTAAACGTGCTGGAGCTGCCACTGCATAGCCGAGCCGAAGCCCGGCAATCGCCATCAGCTTGGTGAGGCTGCGGATCACAACCAGCTGGGGATGGTCTGCCACCAGCGGCACCAACGAGTGCCGCTGGCCATCGGGCACCAAGGGCAGAAAGGCCTCATCCACGATCACCAGCGCGAAGCGGTCAAGCAGCAGCTCGAGCGAACGGCGGTCCCACAGCTGGCCCGAGGGGTTGTGGGGATTGGTGATCCACAGCGCCGCGCCGGGGCCGGCCGGGGCGGGGAACGGAGCCGGACAGGCCCAGGCCGGCTGTGCGCTACGGCGACCTGTCGGTCGCTGCGTTGAAGGGAATGGCGGCGGTAGCGGCAGAGGTTCGATGGCCCCGTCCCAGCAAGCCAGGGCGCGTCGGTAATCGGCGAAGCCGGGCTCGGGCAGCAGGCTGGGGCCCGCCGCCGCCGCCTCCCGGGCCGCCCAGGTGAACAGTTCAGCAGCCCCGTTGCCAGGCAGCACCGCCGCCGGGTCGATGCCGTGGTGGGCAGCGATCGCCGACCGCAGCCGGGAATAGCTGCGGTCGGGGTAGTCCCGCAGGGCCGTGCCGGCGGCACCTCCCTGCAGGCAGACCCGCAACGCCCGCCGCAGGGAGGCGGGGGGGCCAAACGGCACCAGTGAGGCGCTGGCATCGAGCACCTGATGCGGCTGGCAACCGAGGCGGCTTGCCGCCGCCTCGAGATTGCCGCCGTGCCGGAGCTCCAGCTCGTGGCTGCCCGGCGTACTGGTCATCGTCCCCTGCTCCCAGACTCAGAATCCTTTAATCTGATAGGTGGAACTGCTGGTGACGGTCCAGTCTGTGTCGCCGCAACGGGTCGTCCAGCATGTCAGCAAGGTCCTGCTCGGCAAAGACCAGCAGATCCGCTTGGCCGTGGCCTGCCTGCTGGCACGCGGCCACCTGTTGATCGAAGATCTGCCCGGCATGGGCAAAACCACCCTCGCCGAAGCTCTTGCCCGTTGTCTTGGGCTGGAATTCAAGCGGGTGCACTTCACCAGCGATCTGCTCCCTGCCGATCTCACCGGCATCGGTGTGCTCGATACGGGCAGTGGCAACTTCAGCTTCCAGCCTGGCCCCCTGTTCAGCCAGGTGCTTCTGGCCGATGAGATCAATCGGGCCAGCCCCCGCACTCAGAGTGCGCTGTTGGAGGCAATGGCCAGTGGCCGGGTCAGCGTTGATGGCACCAGCCATGAGCTGCCCTCGCCCTTCTTCGTGATCGCCACCCAGAACGGCCTCGATCAAACCGGCACCGCCCCGCTGCCGGAGTCCCAGCTGGATCGTTTCCTGATGCGGCTCACCCTTGGATTCCCCGAGCGGGAAGCGGAGTTGGCCCTGCTCAGCGGCCAGGCGATGCGGCCCGATCAGCTGCCGGCCCTGCTGACCGCCGCCGATCTGCTCGCCCTGCAACAGCAGGCGGCGGCCCAGCATGCCGAGCCTTCTCTGCTCGCTTATGTGCTCGATCTGGTGCAGCTCAGCCGCCAGGACAGCTTCGGTGCTTCGCCGCTCTCTCCGCGCGCCGCCCAGTCGCTGTTGGCGGCAGCCCGGGCGTGGTCGTTGCTGGAGGGGCGCGATTTCGTGATTCCCGCCGATGTGCAGGCCGTACTTCCCAGCGTCTGCGAACACCGCATGGACAACGGCGAGCCGATCGCCACCAACGGTGTCGGTGCCTGTGCCTCCGGCAGTTGGAGCCACCGCTTACTGGCGGGCGTCGATGGTCTCCGCTGACCACCCAGCTGTCCCCAAGGCGAAGCGCAATGGCCTGTTCCGGCCTCACGCCGGGCACCAGCTGCGCCTTGGAGCCCGAAGCATCTACATCCTGCCCACTGGATTCGGCGCCCTTTGGTTGATGGCCGTCGTGCTGCTGCAGGTGGTGGGCATCCAGCTGCAAAGCAACGGCACGCTGATGATGTCTTATCTGCTGCTGGGACTCTTCCTCCTGGCGATGCATCTCACCGCCTTCAATCTGCAAGGCCTCGAACTGAGCTGCAGCGATCCCCCGCCAGGATTCGCCGATGCCCCACTCAACTACCCGGTGGTCGTGCGCAGCCAGTGTCATCGCGATCAGCTGCGCATCGGCTTCATCCTGGGCTCTGCGCTGCGGCAGCACAGCACCACCCAGAGCCGCGATCAGGAGATCCAGCCGGGCCAGTCCGAGTTGTCAATTCCCTGGCAACCGCAGCAGCGGGGGTTGCAACGGCCCGGCCGACTGCGTATCAGCTCCAGTGCTCCCCTCGGTCTGTTCCGCTGCTGGAGCCTGTGGGAACCGCCCACCGCCCAGCTCGTTTACCCAGCCCGCCGCGAAGGGCCGGTGGCCGAAACCTTTGCTGAGGCAGAGGGGAACCGGCTGAACGTGAGCGGCCGCCCCAGCGCCCTGGGCCACGACCACTGGGTCGATCTGCGGCCACACAGGGCCGAGGAAGGGGTCAGCCGGCTGTTCTGGAAATCCATGGCGCGGGGCCGGGGCGCCCACTCCAAGGTGTTCGGCGGCTCCCCGCCGTCGGAGCCCCTCCTTAGCCCCCAACCGGACTTGCCGAAGGAGCAGGCGCTCGAACACCTCAGTGCCCGCATCTGGGCGCTCAGTGCTGCCGGTGACAGCTACGGCCTGATCCTGGGCGGCACCACGATCGCTCCGGGCAGCGGCAGCCGCCATCGCGACCAGTGCCTGGCGGCCCTGGCCCTGCTTCCGTGAGCGGGCACCGGCGGCTGCAATGGGTGGCGCTCGGCCTACTGGCCGCCTTGCTGCCAGCGATCGACACCGGCATGCCGCTGAGCTGGGGGGCGATCTGCCTGATCACGCTCACCGCACTCAAGCTGCGCGAGGCGCACTCCCGCAGCGAGTTGCGACGCGCCTCGCTGCTCATTCTGGTGATCACCGGGGTGATGGCGGCCCTGCTGCCCGGTCTGGGGCCCAGCCTGATCCAGCTGCTCACCACGCTGCTGGCGCTCAGCAGCCTGCTGTCGCTGGAACTCGGCAGTGCTGTGCAGCTGCGGACCCTTCTGGCCCGCAGCCTGCGCCTGCTCGGCGCCGCCCTGCCGCTGGTGCTGGTGCTGTTTCTGCTGGTGCCGCGGGTCGGGCCGCTCTGGACGGTGCCCATGGGACAGACCGCCCGCACAGGCCTCTCCGATCAGCTCGACACCGGCAGCATCGCCGATCTGGTGGCGGTGGACACGCCAGCGGCCCGGATCAGCTTCACGAACGAAGAGCCGCCACCACCGGAGTCCCGGTACTGGCGGGTGCTCACGCTGCACAGCTTCGATGGCCAGCGCTGGGAACGGCTGCCCAACGAAGACAACCTCAATGCCTTGCTCCCACAGACTGCCGGCGAGCCACCCACCGGCAGCCGCGAACAGTTCTGGCTAGCCGAGCCCATGTTGCTGCCGGTGCTCCCCTGGAGCGGCCAAGGCCAACCGCTGGATCCGGAGCTGCGCATCAGCCCCGATGGCGTGCTGCTCAACAACCGGCCACCGATCGAACGGCGCGCCTATGGCTTCACCAACCTGAGTGCGCCCGCTGCCTGGAAGCTTCAGCCGCCCAGGGAAGCCGCCCTGGAGCTGCCGGTCGGCATCAACCCCCGCCTACAGGCCCTCGGCCGTGAGTGGAAGGACACCCTTCCGCCTGCTGATCGGGTCGCTGTAGCCCAACGCTGGTTCCGCTCACAGCCGTTTCGCTACACCACCCAGCCAGGCTTGCTGCCGGGCCCTGATCCGGTGGACGCCTTCCTCTTCGACACCCGGACGGGCTTCTGTGAGCACTTCGCTTCCGGCTTCACGGCCCTGATGCGTGCCGCCGGCGTACCTGCCCGCATCGTGCTCGGCTACCAGGGGGGAGATTGGGTGCCCCAGGTGGGCGGCGGCGGTTACCTGGATGTGCGTCAGAGCGATGCCCATGCCTGGAGCGAAGTCTGGCTGGCAGATCAGGGCTGGGTTCTGGTGGATCCCACCGCCTGGGTATCGCCGCTCCGAATCACCGCCGGCCAGCCGATCTCTGCCGGGAAAACCCCCCGCCAGTTCAGCCCACTGGGCTGGGCCCTGCTCCAGTGGCGCGGCATCGATCTGCGCTGGACCGGGTGGGTGATGAGCTTCAATCGCCAGGATCAGATGGCGCTGATTGAGCGGCTGTTGGGCAAGCGGCATGAATGGCTGGGCGCCTTGCTGGTGGCAGCTCTGGCCCTCTGCCTCGGCCTCGTGCTGCCCTTGATGCACTGGAGCCAGCGGCGGCGCGACACCGATGGCCTGCGACGCGAGCTCGATCACTGTCTCCAGCGTCTGCGGCTGCTGGGGCTCGAACCACGCCCCGGTGAAGACCTCGGCAGCTTCTGCCGTCGAGCCGGACAGCAGCGTCCTGATCTCGCTTGCGCACTCGATGAACTGGCCTGCACCTACCTGCGGCAGCGGTTCGGGCCAGCGCTGCCGCAAGACCAGCGCCAGGCCTCCAGAAAGCGCCTGCGCCAGCTGCGGCAACAGCTCGGAGCCTTGCCCGCCGCCTCGAGCTCACAGGCATGAGCATCCGGGACAGGATCCGGCCCCGTTCCAGTCCAGTAAGTCGCGCTGCTCGATAGAACACATGGATCCATGCGAGCAGCGGATGATGGGCGGTCTCCAGCCAAGGCTGGCTGTGCTGCTGCTGGGTTCACTGACGGCCTTCGGGCTGATGCCCCCAGCCGGCGCCTCCTCATTTGATGCCGTCGTGCGTCTGCTGGACACGCGTTCCTGCAAGCGCTGCGAGCTGCAGGACGCCGATCTGGTGCGGGCAGACCTGCGCGACGCGGATCTGCGCAACGCCCTGCTGCAGCGCGCCAACCTGAGTGGTGCCCGTCTGGATGGGGCCAAGTTAGGCGGGGCGAATCTCAGCTTCACCAGCCTCCAGGGGGCCTCGCTCAGGGGGGCCGATCTGCGGGGGGCCACGCTGGAAGGCACCGACCTGCGGGAGGCCGACCTCAGTGGCGCCCAGGTCGACACGGGCAGCCTGGCCACCACCCACTGGCAGGGGGCCCGGGGCATCGATCCCGCCCTTCAGGGACACGCCGAGCTGCACAATGCCGGCGTCGCAGCGGCCAAAGCAGGGCGCCTGCCGGAGGCAGAACGCTTCTTCGACGCGGCCATTCAGCGCGACCAGGAGGCGGCGATCAGCTGGGTGGCACGCGGAATCGTGCGCGGAGAGCAAGCCAAGACCGAGCAGGCCGCCGCCGATTTCAGCTATGCCGCTCAGCTCTACGCCACCAGCGGGGATCTGGCCACGTCCGAGCAGTTGCTGGAGGCCTCCGCCAAGCTGAAAAAAGATCCCCAGCAAGGAAAAGACGGAGGCAATGGCTTCGGCAGCCAGGTTGTGGGCGGGGCAATGGGTGTGGTTCAGTTCCTGTTGCCGTTGGCCGCCAAGGCGTTCATCCCCCTGGCGTTCTGAGCCCTCACCGCTGCGGTTTCACTGCGGGTTGCTCATGAATTGGCGGGATTCCGGCGTAGAGGGCTGGAAGCCATAGCCGAAGGTGGCGCCGTCATTGTCGGAGATGATTCGCGGCGTCACCATGATCACCAACTCACGCTTTTCTCGTCGGTTGGAGGAGCCGCGGAAGAACTGGCCGACCAAGGGAAGATCACCAAGGATGGGCCATTTTGTTACCTCGGCGATATCCACATCGGAAATCACACCGGTGAGGATCAGGGTCTGGCCGTCGCGGACCCGCAGAGCGCCGGTGTCCAGCCGCCGCACGCTGAGAATGCTCACTTCGCTGGTGCAGGAGGGTGGGCCCGGCACCGAGTCAGTGACGGCGGAAATGCTGGGGGAAAGTGAGAAGGTCACGAAGCCGTTGTCATCGATTTTCTCGACGCGGGCGCCCAGCACCAGACCAGCTGTCGAGAGTTCCAACGTGCATTGGGTACCACCATTTTCCTGCTGCTCCACCTCAACATTGGTGATCACATTGGTGCCCACCCGCACGACTGATTCGTTGGCACGGCTGCGGGCAATGGGCGAATCGATCGTGTAGGAATCAAGGCCCTGATTGGAGTTGCCGCTGTCTCCCGCGCCTGCACCGCCATCGCGAAGGCGGGAGGGATTTTCTTGCAGGATCAACGTGGGACTTGCGATCAGCTTGGTGTTGCGCGAAACGATCTGGGCCTGAACAAAGTCGAAGAAACTGTCTTGCGGGAAGTTCTGGCCGGGATTCCGGCGGAAGCCATCGGTCAGGGAAGCGCCGACCGACCGACCGCCATTCAATGCTGCCGCACCGGTGGCCACCAGCCCTGGCAGATTGGTGCCGCCGGCCGTAACGGTTCCCGGTGTTGTGCCTTGGGCAGGCGTGAGTTCAACTGTCAGATCGCTGGGAACACCGCGCCGGAAATCACCAGCTGTGGGCGGGAGCCGCGACCCGAATGCACCCAGCAGCTGACCATTGTCATTGACGATGAAGTTATTGCCCCAACGGAACGCAAAGCTGTTGGCAATATCCTGGGAGTTCTCCAGGTTGATATCAAGGATGCGCACAGCAAGGGCCACTTGCCGCTGGCGCAGATCCAGCTGCTTGAGATAGGCCTCAGCGATCGCCACCAGAGAGCTTTCCCCCACCAGGGTGATGGTGCCGAGCCTGGTGTCGGTGGTACCGATCAGCCCCACCAGCGGCCCCTGGCTGGCGCCGAAGGAGTTGATCTGCGTGGTGGTGGCAGTCGTGGCGGTGGAAGCGGCCGTGTTGTTCGCCGGTGTGCCTGTGGAAGCCACCTCACTGGAGGTGGATGTGGTGGTGAACGTCTTGTTGATCGTGGCCCCGAGGCTCGCCAGGTAGTCGGCAGCGGAGTTGGCTGACGCCTGATTCAGCCGGTAGACCTTGGAGAGCTGAGATCCGAAGGTTTTGCTCAGCGCGCTGGGGCCAGCAACGATCAGATTGCCTTCCAGCTTTCCCTGCAAACCAGAGGCCAACAGGATCGCATTCACGGCTCTGGAATAGGCCTCATTACGGAAGGCGATCGACACGCGCCTGGCGTTGATGGCCGTGTCAGGTGGAGCGGGGGTCGCGCCAGGGGCAGGCGAGTCGTCAACGTAGACGAAGCCATAACCACCCATTTGGGCCACGGCCATCAGCGCGTCTTTCGCCGGGGCATTGCGCAGGGTCATGGTCACACTCGGACCCCGCAGGTTCACGAAGCTGCGGTTGCGCAGGAGCATGCTGCCGACGGCCATGTCGCCCACCGGCGGTGCCACCGCCCTGGGTTGCAGCGGCGGCGCAAAGCGCGGCTGATCCACCCGGCCCGGTGTATTGAGGTCAAGCCGGCCGGTCTGGGTGGAACTCTGGCGGGGAGCGGGGAAGGTGAGGATCAGGTTGCGGCCGTCTGCGCTCACCACCGGGCGGGGCATGGAACCCCCACGACTCGGAGACACCTGCAGGAAGAAGCGGGTGCCTTCGCCTTCAAGGCTCACCGTCTCGAAGCCCAGATCCGGCAGGCTCACCCTCTGGGGGCCACGCCGCAGGCTGTTTGGACCGGTGAGGAGGATTTGCCCCTCCCAGCCCCGGTTGTTGGTGAACTGCTGCAGCTGCGGAGCTGCACCGGTGCCTTCGATCACAAACTCCACCGAATCGGGCAGGCGGCGGATCTTCAGCTCCACTGAGCCGGACTGGCTGGCGGGAGGGTTCGTTCCGGCGGCAGGAGTCCCCGGCTGAAATGGGCCCACCTGGGCGGGCGCTGCCATGGCTTCGGCAACCGGCAAAAGGGTCAGCACTGGAAAGGCTGCCGAAAGAGCCAGACTTCCAACTCGTCGCACTGACCGGTTCTCCGCAAATTTCATCGTTGGGGGATCTTATGTGTAGAAGTGAACGTGTGCGACGCGGTGGGCATGAATGGGGAAATCAGGGCGTCGTGGGCTGAGCGGGCTTGGGCGGCTTAGGCGGCTTGGGCGCTGGATCTCCCTCTCGATAGAGAGAGAGATTGAGCTTGAGATCAGCAAGTGGAGGTGAATTAGCTCCAGCAGGGGCACTTGCCTCTCGAAGCGCCACGTTCAGATCGCTCTGCACAACCAGCAGCCCCAGACGCTCCAACCGGCGCAGGAAATCAAGCAGGTTGGGATAACGCCCGCGGGCACTGAGCAGGGTCGTCGCTTTCACCAGGCCACTGGCTTCCAATGGGTCCTGGGGCGGGGGCGGCGGAGCATTGGGGTCGGCGGCAGCCTTTCCTTGGGCCGGTTGGCCCGATGCGGGAGGGGCGCCCTCGGCAGCCGCCGGTGCGGCAGGCGGGGCAACGGGTTCAAACACATCCAGCTGGATTCCGGAAGCACTCGCTTCCCGGTTGAGCTGCGCCATGAAGGTATCGAAATCGCCGCTGCCGGCGATGAGCTGCAACAGGTTGCTCTGCTGCTTGCGGATTTTTTCGGTGTCCTCGATCTGGCGCAGCCGCTGAACTCGCAGCAGGGGAAGACGGCGCTCCATCTCGCGCAATTCATCAAGCTGGACCTGGTTTTGGCGCAGGCTGCTCCAGGGCTGCCAGACCCCGCCGAAGAACACCAGTCCTGAGAGCAGGGCACCGCCGGCGATCGGGAGACCCGCCAGCAGTCCGATCCGCAAGGCAGGGGATGGCGGTTTGATGCCTTCCTGGAGGTTCGTCACGGCAGCACTCCCTCACGGCGGAGCTTCTGCAGCCGCAAGGCGAGGCCTTCAGCGCCGAGGCTCTGCAGCAGGGCCAGGCGCTGGTTGAGTGATTCGGCCGTAGCGCGGAAGCCCGCAGAAATTTCGAAGGCCACCAGATTGGCCTCTGGGCTCGACCCTGACCCACCAGCTGAGGGCCGGCTTGCTCTGGCCAGGGTGATCTGGCTCGGATCCAGCAGGGGTGAGCCCTGGAGTTGGAGCACCAGAGCATTGATGCGCTCAAAGGCACCCGGATCAGCGCTGCGGCCTTTGATCAAGAGGGCCTGCTTCTCCACCGTGAGTTGGGTCAGCTGCAGGCCGCGAGGGGTGCGCTGGCTCACATCCGTCATCAGCGCCGAACCGGAGCGCAGTGTGACCAGTCCGCCGGCCAGGGACGCGTTGCTGGCGCGGGTTTTGTCATTGGCGGCCTTCTCGGCGGCCAGTTCCTGCTCCAGCTGGGCCACCTGCCCCCGCACCGGTGCCAGACGCTCCAATTCCTGAGAGATCATCTGCTGCTGAATCCGCAGCAGCAGCGAAACGGCCAGCATCGCCACCACCGACGGCGGCGCCGATCAGCAGCAGGCGCCGAGCGTCAAGAGGTGGTGGCCCATCCGCTGGCAGGCCCAGTTCAACCCGGCGTTCGCGCAGCAGGTCAACGGGGGGCAAGGAGGCGCTCATCGGGACAGGTCTCCGGCAGCCAGGCCGCACATCCGCACCAGGGACGCTCCACCGACCGCGTCGGCAGCAGAAGGATCAGGATCGCTCTCGGTGCCGACAATGCTCAGCCACCTTTGCTGCAGGGGGTCGACGATTTCCACGCTCCACGACGGTGTCGGCGAGAGCGTATCGGAAACCTTCGCGCAATCTTGAGCGGGGCCGTAAACCAGCACCCGCACGGACGTCATGCTCGGATCCCGGCGTTGCCAGAACGCCAGACAGGTACGCAGCTCCCTTTCGATCGACATGGCGCCTGCCGTGACCCGCCGGCTGAATTCGGGGATGCCATCACGAACCAGCAACAGATCGGCACTGTCCCCACGGAGCTCGAGCAACACGATCAGTTCGCCGGCAGGAGCCGCAGCAATCAGAGGATCCAACGCCCGCAGCGTCACAACCTGAGCGGGCTCAAGGCAGACAAGATCCAAGGCGGCAATGGAGAACACCTCCACCCAGGCCTGGATCATGGCGCGCTGGCCGATGGCCACCAGCGAGGTGGGGGGGCGGGATGGATCCCGCGAGGGGAGAGGCCCAAGAGTGATGTAGGTCTGGCTCATTGGGAATGGGAGCCCCAGATCCGGGTTCAACTCCCGCAGCGCCAGGTCGGGCTGCTCAGGCCAGTCGTCATAGGGCCACTCCACCACCCGGAGCGTGCAGGCAGCGGCGGGCAAGGCCGCCACCACCTCCGCTCCCATCAAGTTGAGCTCCACCACCAGATCACCGATCAGGTCCCCAAGGGCCGCTTTCTGCTGAGGTTGGCCACCGCTGCAGGTGCCGCGTGGCAACGGCACAGTGCGCAGCAAAGTGCCTGTGGGCGGGTAGGTGGCTCCCTTCAAATGCATCAAGGTGACTTGCTCGTCTTCCAGCACCAGCAGGAGGCGGGGAGGGAACAGACGGGCCGTCAGAGGCCGCAGCCGTTCTTGCAAGCCAGCGAGAACCAAGATCGGCGACGAAAAGATGCGCGAATCGTATCGGCAGACTTCCGCCGATGCACCGAATCGCTCGCTAGGCGCTCAGGTAAGGCAAACCGCTGCCCACCGCTTCGCCGATATGGCGGCAGCCGTGGCGGTCGAGTTGCTGCTGGAGGCCTTCAAGGATGGTTGGCACAAGTGCAGGCCCGGCGTAGATCCAACCGGTGTACAGCTGAATCAACGACGCCCCCGCCGTAATGCGCTCCCAGGCGGATTCAGGCGAGTCGATGCCACCCACCCCCACCAGTGGCAAGGCTGGTCCAGCCGTGGCCCGCAGCCGGCGCAACACCTCCAGCGCACGGCCACGCAGCGGGGCGCCACTCAGGCCACCGGCCTCCTCCTCCAGGGTGCGTCCGGTCTGCGCGAGGCGGCGCTTCTCCAGGCCCAGACGGTTCAAGCTGGTGTTCACGGCGATCACGCCAGCCAGCCCCTCCTGATACGCCAACCGCGCGATCGTGTCGATGGCGTCGTCTTCCAGATCAGGAGCGATCTTCACCAGCAGGGGCGGGCAACCTGGCAGGCGGCGCAACCGCTCCACCAGCCGTCGAAGCTGGGTGGCGTCCTGCAGGTCCCGCAGCCCCGGGGTGTTGGGAGAGCTCACGTTGATCACCGCGTAATCGGCCAGCGGGGCCAGCAGCTCCAGCGTGGAGGCGTAGTCGTCGGGGGCGCGCTCGAGCGAGGTGATCCTGGATTTGCCCAGGTTGAGGCCAAGCACGGCCGGACGTTGCCCGGCCGGCGGCAGGTGCTGCTCTTCCAGGGTGCGTTTGGCGGCCACAGCGCCGTTGTTGTTGAAACCCATCCGGTTGAGGGCGGCCCGCTCCTGCGAGAGGCGGAACAGGCGGGGCCGCGGATTGCCGGGCTGGCCGTGCCAGGTGATCGTGCCGAGCTCGGCGAAACCGAAGCCGAACAGGTGCCAGATGCCAGCCGCCACCGCGTTCTTGTCAAAGCCGGCCGCCAGGCCCAGCGGATTGGCGAAGCGGCAACCGAACAGGGTCTGCTCGAGGCGGAGATCCGGCCGCTGCAATTCCGCCCCCAGGCCCGCCAGGCTGCCCGACACCAGTGGCCAGTGCCGGCGCCGGGAGGCCAGCCCCAAGGCGGTGAGAGTGAGCTGGGTGAGCTGTTCAGCGTCGGCCCCGTCATCGCGGGCGAGCAACGGACCGACCCAGCGCCGATAGAGCGCTTCGGTGCTGGACAGGGGCGGGGCCGATGCCATGGGGGGTTCCATCAACGACGCTCCAGGCGCCAGCGACATTGGTCGAGCGAGCGGACGTGCCAATCGCGCCAGACCCAGTCGCCGGGACGCTCGGCCAAACGGGCGAGGGGAAGATCCACCAGCTGGGCCAGCTCGGCTGCCGAGAGGGTAAACCCGCCGTCCGCCAACCGGTCCGCCAGTTCCAGGCGGCTGAGCAAGGCGGTCAGTGCCGGTGGCGCAGGGTCGTCAGCAGGGGTGCCGGCAGCAAGGGGGTCGCCGGACGCGGGTGCAGAGGTGGCCGGTGGAGAAACAGAAGCAACAAGAGGAGCGGCGCCTGCGGCAGCGCTCCCGGCCAGGGCAGGTCTGCCGCCGCGGGAAAAGGCCACGGCGATCACGTCGCAGCGGTCGTTGTCGGGGTCTCCGCTGTGGCCGCGCACGTGCACGAGCGGCACATCCGACAGCCGGGCCCGATCCAGCGCTTCCCAGAGGTCTTTGTTGAGCACCGGGCTGCCCGAGGCGGTGCGCCAGCCCTTGCGCTTCCAGCCAGCCATCCAGCGCTGCAGGCCATCGATGAGGTAGCGGCTGTCGGTGCGCAGTCGCAGATCCGGGTGGCGTGGCAGCTCGCGCAGGCGCTCCAGCACCGCCAGGGCCGCCGTCAGTTCCATGCGGTTGTTCGTGGTGGCCGGATCCGCGCCCCCCAGTTCGATCATGCTGCCGTCTTCGAAGCGCAGCAGTGCCCCCCAGCCCCCTGGGCCCGGGTTGCCACTGCAGGCCCCATCACAGGCCGCTGCCACCACCCGCACCGGCTCAGCACCCACTGGGCGTCAGGCGAAAAGTTCGGTAAACATTGGATCCCCCTCGGGCCAGGACGCACACGATCATGAAGCGAACTTACCTGGCCCTGGCGGGACTCGGTCTGGCGATGGCCGCCGCCCCTGCCGTGAACAGTTCCGTGGCCCTGGCCCAGGGCGTGTTCAACAGCGTGCCTGTGGATGCCTCCCGCTTTGCGGTGCTGGCCAAGCCGGTGGGCTCGGCCGACTGGTCGCTGCTGGTGCTCGAGCAACTGGCACCCCGGCCCCTGTGCTGGGAACAGCGGCCGGATGGCCTGGTGGATCCCTCCCTCAACCGCTTCGATTTCACCGGCATCTGCAGCCGTTATCTCGACAGCAACGGCTACTCGCTGCGGGTCGCCGATCAGGATCTGGCCAGCCGCTACCGCCTGCGGCTGCGGCAGGTGGGCCAGGAGCTTCAGCTGCAGGCGATGAGCCCCACGGAAACCACCACCCTGGTCGTGGGGCGCGGCACCGTGCCGCTGCGCGATCGGGATGCCTTTGTGGCCATCACCCTGGAGCCCGACTGGCAGCTCAACCGCCGCGCCTTCGGCAACCAGACCCTCAGCCACGTGTATTTCGCCAACGGCACGCCGCTGGAGGA
The Synechococcus sp. MW101C3 DNA segment above includes these coding regions:
- a CDS encoding histidinol-phosphate transaminase, producing MTSTPGSHELELRHGGNLEAAASRLGCQPHQVLDASASLVPFGPPASLRRALRVCLQGGAAGTALRDYPDRSYSRLRSAIAAHHGIDPAAVLPGNGAAELFTWAAREAAAAGPSLLPEPGFADYRRALACWDGAIEPLPLPPPFPSTQRPTGRRSAQPAWACPAPFPAPAGPGAALWITNPHNPSGQLWDRRSLELLLDRFALVIVDEAFLPLVPDGQRHSLVPLVADHPQLVVIRSLTKLMAIAGLRLGYAVAAPARLQRWQEWRDPWPVNGLAAAVGPLVIADRRWQQRVQRWVAREGPWFHRQLDGLPGLSPQAAAANFLLIRSDRPLLELRERLESRHRILLRDCRSFAGLGECWLRIGLQDRRGNRRILRALRCEWQE
- a CDS encoding MoxR family ATPase yields the protein MTVQSVSPQRVVQHVSKVLLGKDQQIRLAVACLLARGHLLIEDLPGMGKTTLAEALARCLGLEFKRVHFTSDLLPADLTGIGVLDTGSGNFSFQPGPLFSQVLLADEINRASPRTQSALLEAMASGRVSVDGTSHELPSPFFVIATQNGLDQTGTAPLPESQLDRFLMRLTLGFPEREAELALLSGQAMRPDQLPALLTAADLLALQQQAAAQHAEPSLLAYVLDLVQLSRQDSFGASPLSPRAAQSLLAAARAWSLLEGRDFVIPADVQAVLPSVCEHRMDNGEPIATNGVGACASGSWSHRLLAGVDGLR
- a CDS encoding DUF3488 and transglutaminase-like domain-containing protein — translated: MSGHRRLQWVALGLLAALLPAIDTGMPLSWGAICLITLTALKLREAHSRSELRRASLLILVITGVMAALLPGLGPSLIQLLTTLLALSSLLSLELGSAVQLRTLLARSLRLLGAALPLVLVLFLLVPRVGPLWTVPMGQTARTGLSDQLDTGSIADLVAVDTPAARISFTNEEPPPPESRYWRVLTLHSFDGQRWERLPNEDNLNALLPQTAGEPPTGSREQFWLAEPMLLPVLPWSGQGQPLDPELRISPDGVLLNNRPPIERRAYGFTNLSAPAAWKLQPPREAALELPVGINPRLQALGREWKDTLPPADRVAVAQRWFRSQPFRYTTQPGLLPGPDPVDAFLFDTRTGFCEHFASGFTALMRAAGVPARIVLGYQGGDWVPQVGGGGYLDVRQSDAHAWSEVWLADQGWVLVDPTAWVSPLRITAGQPISAGKTPRQFSPLGWALLQWRGIDLRWTGWVMSFNRQDQMALIERLLGKRHEWLGALLVAALALCLGLVLPLMHWSQRRRDTDGLRRELDHCLQRLRLLGLEPRPGEDLGSFCRRAGQQRPDLACALDELACTYLRQRFGPALPQDQRQASRKRLRQLRQQLGALPAASSSQA
- a CDS encoding pentapeptide repeat-containing protein, producing MGGLQPRLAVLLLGSLTAFGLMPPAGASSFDAVVRLLDTRSCKRCELQDADLVRADLRDADLRNALLQRANLSGARLDGAKLGGANLSFTSLQGASLRGADLRGATLEGTDLREADLSGAQVDTGSLATTHWQGARGIDPALQGHAELHNAGVAAAKAGRLPEAERFFDAAIQRDQEAAISWVARGIVRGEQAKTEQAAADFSYAAQLYATSGDLATSEQLLEASAKLKKDPQQGKDGGNGFGSQVVGGAMGVVQFLLPLAAKAFIPLAF
- a CDS encoding type II secretion system protein GspD translates to MTLRNAPAKDALMAVAQMGGYGFVYVDDSPAPGATPAPPDTAINARRVSIAFRNEAYSRAVNAILLASGLQGKLEGNLIVAGPSALSKTFGSQLSKVYRLNQASANSAADYLASLGATINKTFTTTSTSSEVASTGTPANNTAASTATTATTTQINSFGASQGPLVGLIGTTDTRLGTITLVGESSLVAIAEAYLKQLDLRQRQVALAVRILDINLENSQDIANSFAFRWGNNFIVNDNGQLLGAFGSRLPPTAGDFRRGVPSDLTVELTPAQGTTPGTVTAGGTNLPGLVATGAAALNGGRSVGASLTDGFRRNPGQNFPQDSFFDFVQAQIVSRNTKLIASPTLILQENPSRLRDGGAGAGDSGNSNQGLDSYTIDSPIARSRANESVVRVGTNVITNVEVEQQENGGTQCTLELSTAGLVLGARVEKIDDNGFVTFSLSPSISAVTDSVPGPPSCTSEVSILSVRRLDTGALRVRDGQTLILTGVISDVDIAEVTKWPILGDLPLVGQFFRGSSNRREKRELVIMVTPRIISDNDGATFGYGFQPSTPESRQFMSNPQ
- a CDS encoding PilN domain-containing protein; the protein is MLAVSLLLRIQQQMISQELERLAPVRGQVAQLEQELAAEKAANDKTRASNASLAGGLVTLRSGSALMTDVSQRTPRGLQLTQLTVEKQALLIKGRSADPGAFERINALVLQLQGSPLLDPSQITLARASRPSAGGSGSSPEANLVAFEISAGFRATAESLNQRLALLQSLGAEGLALRLQKLRREGVLP